One region of Acidimicrobiia bacterium genomic DNA includes:
- a CDS encoding V-type ATPase subunit: protein MIGYEYGNTRLRVRAGRLLDADGYRGLLSSATLDGMLGGLAGGPYGRAIESALGRYRGLRRLDEAVRIHLSRQLADVLAFYSGEIRDRLRFYESRWDVRNIRTILRTLNQPVHGEALGPFLVPAGNLDEAALGELANQKDVRAAVDLLAAWQLPSPTVIRRLRHAMPGFLQNGDIAVLEAALDGAFGDSIVDFVSDARSADSLVSLLHEDVDRLNLMGALRRHQAGREVTLADSFLAMAGGRVSEQVWAELVELDDRAEVAAKLDGLLPVTWRGPLAAWVEHGELWVLERELDDAATEAGIARLRLGDPLGIDVPLGFIIRKEAEARNLRLVGRAIVHDLAREDMFDRLVGVR from the coding sequence GTGATCGGGTATGAGTACGGCAACACCCGCCTGCGGGTGCGAGCAGGCAGGCTCCTGGACGCGGATGGCTATCGCGGCTTGCTCAGCTCGGCCACACTCGACGGAATGCTCGGTGGTTTGGCCGGCGGTCCGTACGGTCGTGCGATTGAGAGTGCGCTTGGCCGATATCGTGGATTGCGTCGTCTTGATGAGGCGGTCCGGATTCACCTGAGCAGGCAACTTGCCGACGTTCTTGCCTTCTACTCGGGTGAAATTCGCGATCGCCTCCGGTTTTACGAGAGTCGCTGGGATGTTCGGAATATCCGCACCATTTTGCGGACCCTAAATCAGCCTGTCCATGGTGAGGCTCTCGGGCCATTCCTTGTGCCAGCGGGGAATCTTGATGAAGCCGCCCTCGGTGAATTGGCGAACCAAAAGGACGTTCGGGCAGCCGTGGACCTCTTGGCAGCTTGGCAGCTGCCTTCGCCGACGGTCATTCGTCGACTCCGCCACGCCATGCCCGGCTTTCTCCAGAATGGCGATATTGCGGTCCTGGAAGCTGCGCTTGATGGTGCCTTTGGTGACTCCATCGTGGACTTTGTCTCAGATGCCCGGTCGGCCGATTCGCTTGTGTCCCTACTCCATGAGGACGTAGACCGCCTCAACTTGATGGGCGCCTTGCGCCGCCACCAGGCCGGCCGGGAGGTGACGCTCGCCGACTCCTTCTTGGCAATGGCCGGCGGACGAGTGTCGGAACAAGTGTGGGCAGAGCTCGTTGAGCTCGACGATCGGGCTGAGGTCGCCGCGAAGCTGGATGGCTTGCTGCCCGTGACCTGGCGCGGACCCTTGGCCGCCTGGGTCGAGCACGGCGAACTCTGGGTGTTGGAACGGGAGCTCGATGATGCTGCGACCGAGGCCGGGATAGCCAGACTTCGACTCGGTGATCCGCTCGGTATCGATGTTCCGCTCGGCTTCATCATTCGAAAGGAAGCCGAAGCCAGGAACCTCCGGTTGGTGGGGCGCGCCATTGTTCATGATCTCGCAAGGGAAGATATGTTCGACCGCTTGGTAGGGGTGCGATGA
- a CDS encoding V-type ATP synthase subunit F, translating into MTTSQARLVVVCPDDLAGGFRLAGAATSVSETPDQAEQVIRRLLLDGERGVIAVYAPLFEGLSADLKRRLQGSVSPVVVELPVGAEVEGDEARRVRLAERLQRAIGYHITFGEDQS; encoded by the coding sequence ATGACCACCAGCCAGGCTCGCCTCGTTGTTGTCTGTCCGGACGATCTCGCCGGGGGATTCCGGCTGGCCGGAGCTGCTACCTCAGTCTCGGAGACACCTGACCAAGCTGAACAAGTGATCCGTCGGTTGCTCCTTGACGGCGAACGAGGAGTGATCGCGGTGTACGCGCCGCTGTTCGAGGGCCTCAGTGCTGATTTGAAACGGAGGCTGCAGGGGTCGGTTTCTCCGGTGGTCGTCGAGCTGCCGGTTGGGGCCGAGGTCGAGGGTGATGAGGCAAGGCGGGTTCGGCTTGCCGAACGGCTCCAGCGGGCCATCGGTTATCACATAACGTTCGGTGAGGATCAATCATGA
- a CDS encoding V-type ATP synthase subunit A, with translation MTVPVSTTPAAWATGRVERVAGPVVVATGLDRARLYNVVRVGRRRLIGEVIRLSGDTAVIQVYESTGGLQVGSEVIDTCVPLSVELGPGLLGQVFDGVQRPLRTLAADETGPFGRPFLRRGIDVVALEPRGWDVAITVEVGGRVEPGDIVATVQETPAIEHRILVPPGVSGIVTRVAEGAVKSTDPVIWVDDEPVPLTTRWPVRRRRPVATRLDPDAPLVTGQRVVDMLYPVARGGSAVIPGGFGTGKTVHEQTLAKWSDADVIVYVGCGERGNELAEVLEEFPTLVDPRTGASLMDRTILIANTSNMPVAAREASIYTAITIAEYYRDQGYDVAVMADSTSRWGEALREVSSRLEEMPGEEGYPAYLPSRLAEFYERAGAVVALGSPRRQGSVTVVGAVSPPGGDFSEPVTQYSLRLAGTFWALDPDLARRRHYPAIHWNRSYTLYALDGWFDDHVNRDWSRHRAWAMELLGREEEILSIVRLLGSDVLAPVERVTFRIGHTIREDFLQQSAFDDIDAYCPLLKQYWMLAVIHHAHDLLVGLANSQDADPDSLMAAPALVELSRMKYWSPDSAEAEAMSLINRLNEEVGI, from the coding sequence ATGACGGTCCCGGTTTCAACAACACCTGCGGCGTGGGCGACCGGTCGGGTCGAGCGAGTCGCCGGGCCGGTGGTCGTGGCGACCGGCCTGGATCGTGCCCGTCTCTACAACGTGGTTCGGGTCGGACGCCGTCGCCTCATCGGAGAGGTAATTCGGCTGAGTGGAGACACCGCTGTAATACAGGTATACGAATCCACGGGGGGCCTGCAAGTCGGTTCCGAGGTCATTGACACCTGTGTCCCGCTCAGCGTTGAACTTGGTCCTGGCCTCCTCGGTCAGGTCTTCGACGGCGTTCAGCGGCCACTTCGCACTCTGGCCGCAGATGAGACCGGACCGTTCGGCCGACCCTTCCTGCGCCGTGGAATCGACGTTGTGGCGCTGGAACCGCGGGGCTGGGATGTAGCCATTACGGTGGAGGTTGGCGGCAGGGTCGAGCCGGGTGACATCGTCGCGACCGTGCAGGAGACTCCGGCGATCGAACACCGAATTCTGGTCCCTCCGGGAGTTTCCGGAATCGTGACGCGAGTGGCGGAGGGAGCGGTCAAGAGCACCGATCCGGTCATTTGGGTGGATGATGAACCCGTGCCGCTCACGACCAGGTGGCCGGTACGCCGAAGGCGCCCGGTCGCCACCAGGCTCGATCCTGACGCGCCACTGGTGACCGGCCAGCGGGTGGTAGACATGCTCTACCCCGTGGCCCGGGGGGGTAGCGCCGTGATCCCTGGCGGCTTCGGAACGGGCAAAACCGTGCATGAACAGACGCTCGCCAAGTGGTCGGACGCAGATGTGATCGTTTATGTCGGATGCGGAGAACGCGGCAACGAACTTGCGGAGGTGCTCGAAGAGTTCCCGACGCTCGTCGATCCGCGCACTGGCGCTTCGCTCATGGACCGGACCATCCTCATAGCGAACACTTCGAATATGCCGGTTGCTGCCCGCGAGGCGAGCATTTACACGGCCATCACCATTGCCGAGTATTACCGCGACCAGGGGTATGACGTCGCCGTCATGGCTGATTCGACCAGCCGATGGGGGGAAGCTTTGCGCGAGGTTTCGAGTCGGCTCGAGGAGATGCCGGGTGAAGAGGGCTACCCCGCCTACCTCCCGTCGCGGCTGGCTGAGTTCTACGAGCGAGCCGGGGCGGTCGTGGCGCTCGGTTCCCCCCGGCGCCAGGGGTCAGTGACGGTCGTCGGGGCGGTTTCACCGCCGGGCGGCGACTTTTCCGAGCCGGTCACCCAGTACAGCCTGCGCCTGGCAGGAACGTTCTGGGCGCTCGATCCAGATCTGGCTCGCCGTCGTCATTATCCCGCCATCCACTGGAACCGCAGCTACACCTTGTATGCCCTCGATGGCTGGTTCGACGACCACGTCAATCGGGACTGGTCAAGACATCGGGCCTGGGCCATGGAACTATTGGGTCGAGAAGAAGAGATTCTCAGCATTGTTCGTCTGCTTGGCTCGGATGTACTCGCTCCGGTCGAGCGGGTCACCTTCCGTATCGGCCATACGATCCGGGAGGACTTCCTTCAACAATCTGCCTTTGACGACATCGACGCGTATTGCCCCCTGCTCAAGCAGTACTGGATGCTGGCGGTGATACACCATGCCCACGATTTGCTGGTCGGGCTCGCCAATTCTCAGGATGCCGACCCTGATTCGCTGATGGCTGCTCCGGCGCTCGTCGAACTCAGCCGGATGAAATACTGGTCACCCGATTCTGCCGAAGCGGAGGCCATGTCACTTATCAACCGGCTCAACGAGGAGGTGGGGATATGA
- a CDS encoding V-type ATP synthase subunit B — MSDKLSLPTVELRTVTYVSGPLLFIDHAGGVHAEEVVDVVAPDGEIRSGQVLEVDGDRAVIEVYSGTRGLDLATTRIRLGGDSSRLRVGLDLLGRMFDGSGRPIDGGPPIMPEEFWDVNGLPINPAARRYPSEFIETGISTIDGLNTLARGQKLPIFSGFGLPAGELAADIATHARVPGATDDEFVVVFAAMGTTAREASFFRRHLEEGGRLNQTVLFLNLADDPTIERLLTPRLALTTAEFLAFERGLHVLVILTDVTNYCEALREVATAREEVPGRRGYPGYMYTDLASIFERAGRLHDRPGSVTQLVILSMPDDDITHPIPDLSGYITEGQIVLSRDLHRRGVFPPVDVLPSLSRLMNACVGEGKTRPDHRPVADQVYSLYAEGRDLRRLIAVVGEGSLNETDRRTLKFADEFERRFVHQQERRELDETLDLAWELLSVFPEEELKRIPPAIFAARSEAFANRVLPAGGQSET; from the coding sequence ATGAGCGACAAACTCAGCCTGCCCACCGTCGAACTCCGCACCGTTACCTACGTCTCAGGGCCGTTGTTGTTCATCGATCATGCCGGAGGCGTCCATGCCGAAGAGGTTGTTGACGTGGTCGCCCCTGACGGAGAGATTCGCTCGGGTCAGGTCCTTGAGGTCGATGGTGATCGGGCGGTGATTGAGGTCTATTCAGGGACCCGGGGGCTCGACCTGGCCACCACGCGCATCAGGTTGGGGGGAGACAGCTCCCGGCTGAGGGTGGGCCTTGATCTGCTCGGGCGGATGTTCGATGGGTCAGGGCGACCGATCGACGGTGGGCCGCCGATCATGCCGGAAGAGTTCTGGGACGTCAACGGCCTCCCCATCAATCCTGCTGCCCGCCGGTATCCGTCGGAATTCATCGAAACCGGCATCTCGACGATTGATGGTCTCAACACGCTCGCCAGAGGTCAGAAACTTCCGATCTTTTCAGGGTTCGGACTGCCGGCTGGTGAGTTGGCCGCCGATATCGCCACCCATGCCCGGGTACCCGGTGCCACGGACGACGAGTTTGTCGTCGTGTTCGCAGCCATGGGGACCACGGCTCGGGAGGCCAGCTTCTTTCGGAGGCATCTTGAGGAAGGGGGCCGACTCAACCAGACCGTCCTGTTCCTGAACCTGGCAGACGATCCGACCATCGAGCGGCTGCTGACGCCACGATTGGCACTTACGACGGCCGAGTTTCTGGCGTTTGAACGCGGCCTCCACGTTCTCGTGATTCTCACGGACGTCACCAACTATTGCGAAGCACTACGGGAGGTGGCTACCGCCCGGGAGGAGGTTCCGGGACGGCGAGGATATCCGGGGTACATGTACACCGACCTCGCCTCGATCTTTGAGCGAGCCGGCCGTCTGCACGACCGACCGGGATCGGTTACCCAGCTGGTCATTCTGTCGATGCCAGACGACGACATCACCCATCCCATTCCCGATCTGTCCGGCTACATCACCGAGGGCCAGATCGTTTTGTCGAGGGACCTGCACCGGCGCGGCGTGTTTCCCCCGGTCGATGTGCTCCCCAGCTTGAGTCGGCTTATGAACGCCTGTGTCGGCGAGGGAAAGACCCGGCCCGATCACCGTCCGGTCGCTGACCAGGTCTACTCGCTCTACGCCGAAGGGCGGGACCTGAGACGACTTATTGCGGTCGTCGGCGAGGGAAGCCTCAACGAGACCGATCGGAGGACCTTGAAGTTCGCCGATGAGTTCGAACGTCGGTTCGTCCACCAGCAGGAGCGCCGCGAACTCGACGAGACGCTGGACCTGGCCTGGGAGCTCCTGTCCGTCTTCCCGGAGGAAGAGCTCAAACGGATCCCGCCTGCCATCTTTGCCGCTCGAAGCGAGGCTTTCGCCAATCGAGTCTTGCCGGCCGGAGGCCAGTCCGAGACGTAG
- a CDS encoding sulfurtransferase, with the protein MTPLVDGNWLEAHLGDPNVVILEVSFYEPARASYFQAHAPGAHYVQWKEFCWHDTDRAFADPQTMADRLAAYGVTDESTVVLIGDTIQFATYAYWTITMAGLEHLVTVLDGGSASWIESGRPTTTDIPPQPLAGRVTPGTADPTSLVGRDDVLVHLDDPGRVLIDVRSPEEYHGERVSPLTSPFDYGAERKGRIPGARHLYYLDRLLKEDGTFRSPADTIAEFEKEGATADKEVVTYCRLSHRASLAWFAMTRIAGQSNVKVYDGSWTEWGSIVGFPVER; encoded by the coding sequence ATGACCCCGCTGGTTGACGGCAACTGGCTGGAGGCCCATCTTGGGGATCCCAACGTCGTAATCCTTGAGGTTTCGTTCTACGAACCGGCCAGAGCTTCTTACTTCCAAGCCCACGCTCCGGGGGCTCACTACGTTCAGTGGAAGGAGTTCTGCTGGCATGACACCGACCGCGCGTTCGCCGATCCGCAAACCATGGCCGACCGGTTGGCCGCCTACGGGGTAACGGACGAGTCGACCGTTGTGCTGATCGGTGACACGATCCAGTTTGCAACCTACGCCTACTGGACCATCACCATGGCGGGACTTGAGCACCTGGTGACCGTGCTTGACGGTGGCAGTGCCAGTTGGATCGAATCAGGTCGCCCCACGACTACTGACATCCCTCCCCAACCCCTGGCGGGCCGCGTCACACCGGGCACTGCCGATCCCACGTCGCTGGTCGGTCGCGACGATGTGCTCGTTCACCTCGATGATCCTGGACGGGTTCTCATCGACGTTCGATCACCCGAGGAATACCACGGCGAGCGGGTTTCGCCCCTCACCTCACCGTTTGATTATGGGGCCGAGCGCAAAGGCCGGATCCCCGGCGCCAGGCACCTGTACTACCTGGACCGCCTGCTCAAAGAAGACGGGACATTTAGATCTCCCGCTGACACGATCGCCGAATTCGAAAAAGAGGGGGCTACGGCCGACAAGGAAGTGGTGACCTATTGTCGACTATCCCATCGCGCATCCCTGGCCTGGTTCGCCATGACACGAATCGCCGGACAATCGAACGTCAAGGTCTACGACGGATCATGGACGGAGTGGGGATCCATCGTCGGCTTTCCTGTCGAACGGTAG
- a CDS encoding OsmC family protein — MHVEVTRVHGKRLEVTGADGRIIIDDLSADGGPGDGWRPTELVLAALGGCMVGTMLSFAADQGIAVGDVRMVLEDEVASPPKRIGRINMTMFVGGDVTDRQLESLKRVASKCKIGNTLADSPDLTFDLRRSL; from the coding sequence ATGCATGTAGAAGTCACCCGGGTACACGGCAAGCGTCTAGAAGTGACCGGAGCCGATGGTCGGATAATCATCGATGACCTGAGCGCTGACGGCGGACCAGGTGACGGATGGCGACCAACCGAACTGGTCCTGGCCGCCCTTGGAGGGTGCATGGTTGGGACCATGTTGAGCTTCGCGGCCGATCAGGGCATAGCGGTAGGCGATGTACGCATGGTGCTCGAAGACGAGGTGGCAAGTCCACCCAAAAGGATCGGAAGGATCAATATGACGATGTTCGTCGGAGGCGATGTGACAGACCGACAGCTCGAATCACTCAAACGAGTAGCTTCGAAATGCAAGATCGGCAACACGCTGGCGGACTCACCCGATCTGACCTTCGACCTGAGGCGAAGCCTATGA
- a CDS encoding threonine synthase: MSLAPSVKTLTCFDCGNEQDAHRLSTVCSICGMPLRVDLDLGTMTPAEVIDPTIQSMWRYGAALPIRPEDAITLVEGWTPILEVADNVWVKDESRNPTGSFKSRGMSMAVSAAVALGAGRLVAPSAGNAAGALAAYGAAAGVGVVVAMPADTPRAFIDECNHYGAKVHLVDGTISDAGRFLAENRHPTDFDISTLKEPYRVEGKKTMGYELYEQFDGSLPEVVIYPTGGGTGLVGMWKAWNEMESMGWIGPERPRLVSVQTAGCAPVVKAFESGAKYTEPWPNAVTSAYGLRVPGPIGGFICLQALRETNGTAVAVPEEDMKAQTSALAAATGIDICPEGGAVWAAYLQLQKQNWLTADDRVVLFNTGTGLKYR, from the coding sequence ATGTCACTTGCACCTTCTGTTAAAACCCTTACCTGTTTCGACTGCGGCAATGAGCAGGACGCCCATCGACTCTCGACTGTCTGCTCCATCTGCGGCATGCCGCTGCGAGTAGACCTTGATCTCGGCACAATGACGCCTGCCGAGGTCATCGACCCGACTATCCAATCCATGTGGCGCTATGGCGCAGCCCTGCCGATCCGTCCCGAAGACGCCATCACCCTGGTGGAGGGCTGGACCCCGATTCTTGAAGTAGCCGACAATGTCTGGGTGAAGGACGAATCGCGCAACCCGACCGGGTCGTTCAAATCACGTGGCATGTCCATGGCAGTATCAGCCGCCGTTGCGCTCGGAGCCGGTCGCCTGGTGGCCCCTTCGGCAGGGAACGCCGCCGGTGCGTTGGCGGCGTACGGCGCAGCCGCCGGGGTGGGCGTGGTGGTTGCCATGCCGGCGGACACGCCCCGAGCCTTCATCGACGAGTGCAACCACTACGGAGCCAAGGTCCACCTCGTCGACGGGACGATTTCCGATGCCGGACGCTTCCTCGCCGAGAATCGTCACCCGACCGACTTCGATATCTCCACGCTCAAAGAGCCGTATCGCGTCGAAGGAAAAAAGACGATGGGCTACGAGTTGTACGAGCAGTTCGACGGGTCCTTGCCCGAAGTGGTCATTTACCCGACCGGGGGCGGAACCGGACTGGTTGGCATGTGGAAAGCCTGGAATGAGATGGAGTCGATGGGATGGATCGGGCCGGAACGGCCCCGGTTGGTGTCCGTGCAAACTGCCGGTTGCGCTCCGGTCGTGAAGGCGTTCGAATCGGGCGCCAAATACACCGAACCGTGGCCGAACGCAGTGACGTCGGCGTACGGGTTGCGTGTGCCAGGCCCGATCGGTGGCTTTATCTGTTTGCAGGCATTGCGAGAAACCAATGGAACGGCCGTCGCCGTTCCGGAAGAAGACATGAAGGCACAAACTTCGGCGTTGGCCGCGGCCACCGGGATCGATATCTGCCCGGAGGGGGGCGCCGTCTGGGCAGCGTACCTGCAGCTTCAGAAACAAAACTGGCTTACCGCCGACGACCGGGTGGTGCTGTTCAACACCGGCACCGGCCTCAAGTACCGGTAG